The Mesorhizobium opportunistum WSM2075 DNA window ATGACCGGGCGACGGTGACGCGCATCGAGCACCTGCTCTACATCGCCGAGTACAAGCGCCGGCAGGCGGCACCGGGTGTGAAGATCACCAGGAAGAATTTCGGCCGCGACCGCCGCTATCCCATCACCAACCGATTCCGGGATCGCGGCTAGTGGATCGATGCCGGATGAGTGTTGGCGGATCAGGCAGGAACGTAGGTCAACCTGATCACGTCATCGTCAATCAGATCGCTGGCCACAAAGCGAAGCGGCGGCCGAGGGCCGGCGAAGAACGGCTTGCCGTGACCAAGCACGACCGGGTGGAAGTAGAGTTGGTACTCGTCGATCAGACCAAGGTCGGTCACGCTTCGGGCAAGGTTGGGGCCAGACAGCGAAATCTCCCCAGCAAGATCAGCCTTCAGCCCACGGATCACCGCCTCGACGTCGTCCTGGACAAGTGTGGCATTGGGGCCGACTGACGTCAGCGAGCGCGACACGACCCATTTCGGTTGGTTTCGCCACGCCGCCGCGAACTCGTGTCCTTCCGCGCTCCACTCGGGACGGTCTTCGTCCCAATAACGCATGACCTCGTACATGCCGCGACCGTACACGCTGCCGGCAAGGTCGCGCACTTGCTCTGTCCAGTGACGGAAGAGCGTGGGGCGTGGGGGCATTGCCAGGTGGTCGACGTAGCCATCGAGGGACTGGTTCATCCTGAAAATGAGCTTGGCCATGCTGCAAGGTCTCCAACCCGGGCCTTCAGGATAATCCGAGCCACCGTTATGCAGAAGGGAGATCGGAGGCAAACCGTGTGCCGGCGAGCACGCGGCCAAGCGTCCACCAGCCGTTGTTGCAAAATAACCTCAGTAGCTGGACCAGATACACTTTCGGGCATGGGTCGGTCTTGGCGATGCGTCAGGCCGTCACTATAAGGACCATTCCGCGATTCATTTGCGGGAGGTCCGAATGGCAGTATTTCAAATGGTAATGCGAGGCCGCGAAGCTTAGGTCTCATCCGGCGCTCCGCGAGGGTCTGTCCCTCGTGCCGAAGCCGGATCGAGCTCAGGCTTATGCCGATGCCGGTCGCCGCCCTCCGGGGGGCCCGACGCCAATATGCCACTCCGCATCCCGGGCACCATCTGCCCTAGCGCGGCTTCTTCAATTTTCGACTTTACTGGGATCGGGCTCGTTTTGCGCCCGAATGACATCATGGCTCGTTTTAAGATCGATCTGCGCGCGAGCGCCTTTCGCAGCGTTCTTGGCTTCACGCTCACCCATTGGCGGCGCCAGCCGTGGCGGCTTTCGCTCATCATGGGCGGTTTTCTGCTGTCGACTCTGGCCGACGTGCTGACGCCGCTCTACTCCGGCCGGCTGGTCGACGCCGTCGCCAGCAGCGCCGGCGCGGATGCCATTGCCTGGAATGCCGCGATGACGGCGTTTTCCGTC harbors:
- a CDS encoding dihydrofolate reductase family protein, yielding MAKLIFRMNQSLDGYVDHLAMPPRPTLFRHWTEQVRDLAGSVYGRGMYEVMRYWDEDRPEWSAEGHEFAAAWRNQPKWVVSRSLTSVGPNATLVQDDVEAVIRGLKADLAGEISLSGPNLARSVTDLGLIDEYQLYFHPVVLGHGKPFFAGPRPPLRFVASDLIDDDVIRLTYVPA